TGAGTACTGGCAAACTATTGATTCAGAAAGTAGCAAAAACAGTTGTCTTGGCTCAAGTGAATTGTTGCCACTTGTGTCGAAACATCCAGCTGGCTTCATTGTAATGTAAAACATGGTCGAATGTGCTAATGACGCAAAGTGGACGTGACGAGTTTTAGTTCCTAAATCAAATGCTatgtctttttttctgtgtagTGGAACTCAGTCTTTAACACTTGGATTTATTTTAAGATGATGGCTTGATCGTTAATTGTCAGTCTCTGTTAAAATACTATCGAGGTTGGAAaagttgagggtttttttttgttttgttttcattttttctccctcaAAATACAGTAACTTGAGAAACTGCCCTGATGCTGAACTGATTTTATCTGCCCCTGGGAGAAATAGTTCATTTGAAAGTAGACGCTGCACTGTTAGTTTTGGCCTTGACGATCATATAAtagaaaaaacacaaaggaatAGAATTGAACCGCAATCCAATGAACAATCCCCCAAGTGCAAATTTGTCTGTCTTTATTATCATCCTCAGCTAATAGCAGTAGACTGGCCATTTGGAGTCCATGTCTGCAAAATGATACCATTCATCCAAAAAGCTTCAGTGGGCATCACCGTCCTCAGCCTGTGTGCTCTAAGTGTTGACCGGTGTGTATGCTAGTAATCCACAAAACACTCTGCAGAACTGAAGTGCTCAAAGAGGCAACGGCAAATGTGTGCGTGTTGCATTTTCAGCTACCACGCAGTAACGTCATGGAGCAGGGTGAAGGGGATGGGCATTCCTTTGTGGAAAGCAGTGGAGGTGATTCTGATTTGGGTGATTGCTTTGCTGCTGGCAGTCCCCGAGGCACTTGCGTTCGACATGCTGGAAATGCCATACAGAGGAAACAAGCTGCGTGTGTGTCTGCTGCATCCAGAGCAGACCTCTGACTTCATAAAAGTAGGCAATACCTCAAACATTTACATCACAAATGCCATGTACACACAAGCTAGAATAATGTAGTACATATTTAGGCGTCAAAGTTAATTAAGACAAAGCAGTTATTGGAATGTATTGTACATAGTCTTGCTGCTTTATTTTATAGGGCACTCATTTAAATACTTGACAACTGAATATTTTATACTTGCACTTTACATAGCGCGACATTCATTTTCAACCAATGTTCCATTTATAATAAGATATCAATATAAATCATTTTATATCTAatgtacaatatatttatttaaagcgGTTCCAttatgggtggcacagtggggcagctggtaaagggttggcctcacagttctaaggacccgggttcgagcccacctgtgtggagtttgcatgttttctccgtgcctgcgtaggttttctccaggcactcctgtttcctcccacatgccataaacatgcaacattaattggactctcaaaaaaaaaaattgccccgaggtgtgattgtgagtgcgggtgtttgtctccacgtgccctgtgattggctggcaactagttcagggtgtaccctgcctcctgcccgttgacagctgggataggctccagcactccttgcgaccctcgtgaggataagcgtcttagaaaatggatggatggttccttTACTTATCACCATTACATTTCTTTCAATGGCTGAGGTACAGATGTGCCTATAATGGGCtacaaagtaaacaaaaagtGTTGTGGAATATTGACAAGATAAAATGGTTCCCGAATGCTGAATATACACTACGATTGGATATACCAGTTAATTTTTAGGAATTTTTCAATGCActttctctgtgtgtgtttgcatcttTCAGTTTTACCAAGCTGTTAAAGACTGGTGGCTGTTTGGCTTCTACTTCTGCCTCCCACTTGCCTGCACGGGAATCTTTTACACCCTCATGTCCTGCGAGATGCTGAGTCGCAAGAGAGGCATGCGGATTGCACTCAACGACCACATGAAACAGGTATGTTGCTTTTGAATTGCtttatacattaaaataatggatggtgataaagaaagaaaatggtggGAAGTGTAATCCCAAGCATAACGAATACATAAAGTCCGTCGACTGCATCATGTGAAGAGAAACACAAGACAACtataatacagtataaaatATGAGATTATTAATCTTGAGTTTGGTGGTGCTAAGGAAAGTGACTGACTTCACACGTGTCAGGGCAGCACAACCGTGAGCCGAGTTCcgacataaataaaaatggcaaatttttGTGCCAATTCTGCCCCTTCCTggcaaaaaacatccaacagtaGACAGCATTTTGTCTTACAAGAATATCCTATAAGAATGTCAATATATCTGGGGTGTGTTTGGAGTGTATTCATCCAGATTTAGGGTCAGAAACTGGCTGGGGACTGACATTCTTAAATACTGACcatgttcaatatttttgacCAAAACTCTTCATGTGCATGGGGAACGCTGACTTCTACGCTACCGGAGTGACATTGCTGGAAATATTAGCTTACAGACGGAGCCGTTAAAAATATATTGCGATGCATCGGTAGTTGAATCAAATCGTAGCCCTCAGACTACTCTGGTGGCTTTGGTAACACCCCAAATTGAGtgtcattttgtctttgtccaGAGGAGGGAAGTGGCCAAGACAGTGTTCTGCCTCGTGCTGATTTTCGCTCTGTGCTGGTTGCCACTTCACCTAAGCCGAATTCTGAAGAAAACAGTCTATGACCAAAATGACCCCAACCGCTGTGAACTCCTCAGGTAGGCTTACACagcaaatactgtatactgCACACATCACGAGAACCCATTGTTCGCAGTCCTGTGACTTCCTGTTAAATTCACTAAAAACCCTTGTCACTCCCAACGCCTCCCGCTTTCAGCTTCCTCTTAGTGATGGATTACATTGGCATCAACATGGCTTCCCTGAACTCATGCATCAACCCCATTGCCCTCTACTTTGTTAGTCAGAAGTTCAAAAACTGCTTCCAGGTAAGATTGCGAAAACAATATCACAAATAAAGACCAGTGTTCATAACTCGAATCAACTCATGCAaatcaataaaatcattttgctTTACAGTTGTGTATATCAATGTGAAAGTATAGAATAATAGCACatgtacactcacacacacagtttatatatatatatatatatacatttacatatattacatacgatagatagatagatagatagatagatagatagatagatagatagatagatagatagagatagatagatagatagatagatagaaaaatTCCAGTAAAGTAAGTTAGCACATTGTATAAAGTAGAAGATAATgtgatgaaagaaaaaagtctgagctttggcagatttttaaaaagtataattaaaatccgaatgatgaaaatgtacaaCATGTTATTTGCAATTCAATTTCACAATTTCTCCTCGTAATGTAATGGAATACAATTACATAAATTGTGGGATTAAATTACATAATTTCATTACACGTAATCACAGTAGTTATTCCGTCTTCCTTTTGCCAGAGCAGGATAAGAAAATTCATGGAAAGAAGGTCCGCACTCAAATTGTGAGGCACTCAAGTGCAAttcagtatctttttttttttgccatggccTCATAATACATAATACTCATATTACTGCAACCTTACTCGACCTTTTTGGTTCTTGTAGAGTAATTCTGCATTTATTATGCATATTTCTAATGTGTATGGTGGTAGTAATCATTTGATAACTAGCAAGAGAAATTATCTCCCATTAATTACATGACATTTTACCATTGTGTGCTCATCCATGAGAAAGTCCTCTTGGGGCAAACCATGGGCTCCCTGCAGGTGAGAGCTTTCCTGCGTGAAACGTGATTAATAAGCATTTTCTCCTTGCAGTCTTGCCTGTGCTGCTGGTGCTATGGAACATCTACACTGGATGAACGAGGTTCTGGCCCAGGGTGGAAGGGCTCCTGCCATGGCAACGGACTCGACCGCTCCAGCTCTCGCTCTAGTCAAAAATACACAAGCGCCTCATAAATGCGCACATGGTTAACATGCTCTTCTTTTCTTACAAACTCCATATCAGAATTAGCAACGAGGACAGAAGGGATATCGAAGCTAGGTAGATGTCTTCTAGATTTGAGTCTGAAGTGGAATGAAACGCATCCAAGGATTAGGCCAAACTGGACTGGACCTGCAGAAGGACAAACACCAAGGTTTCGTGCTTTCCTTCACATTCCACACTGAGGCTGAATGTTGCTCCGTGGTTGCGAAATACTTTTATCAAGTCACGTGGGAAtgtctgtacagtatttattccACGCAAAATTGCAGACACTTCCGTGCATCCACGTACACACAAAGTACGTACAGTATAGCCTATGTTGAAAGcaaaatgggaaaagatgaGCCTCTgctattgctttaaaaaaaaaggataattaTGCTTCTAGATATTAATCCAATCGATATGTAAAACTGAACACTATCAATGCCCGTGTGACTTCAAGATCCTACCAGAGAAATTATGCTTATTGTCAAATGGAGGGCAGCTGTTGTGAAGGAATTGTATGTTATTTTGTGAAACAGAGGCTGTTATTCCGTCATTATTCATGTTTGTTGCTTGTTCCAACTGTGTATAGCATCTCAATATATGACAGGTTTTGTTGCCAAGTAAAATTAGATTCTATGGTCCTCAAGCGGTGAGCAGTTGTTATTTTTGCTTGTGTCGCTATGTAGTTGCTTTATCTGCAACGTTCGCTTCACTTCAGGGGGATCAATTTCAAAGTTGTTGTATTCAATGTAACAGACTGTGATGTGTTTTTAAGAAACACTTTTTGCTTCCGCCTTTATGAATCTATTTTTTATACCTTTGTCATTCTATTGAAATCATTGCAAAGACTGGAAGTACCATTTGAAAATTGGCTTTTCAAAAGGAGAGCGCTTGTAATGTGAAAGATGGATGTAGCAAGATTATCTTAAACGCGCTCAAcatataggaaaaaaaaaacattcagtgcTATCATACAgtgcactatatatatatatatatatatatatatatatatatatataatttttttttaaatggtgggaCACTTGGCTATTACACCTGGTGAATGCAATAAAACTGACAAAACTTTCTACAAGAtgttggactattttttttttctgaatatttttAGGGAGATAGGAATGAGGGTTCAGAGGTCATTATGTTGATATTTGATGGAAGCTTCCACAGTGAGTTTAAGTTTGAAAGTTCCAAATTCATCTAACATCAACTGTTTTGATGGACCTTGTTTTGTGCAGTGTGGCTTTTGTCATGCtggatgataaaaaaataaataaaaaggcatTCACCAAACAGTTAAAAATCACAGAATTGTCTTCTCGATActctagaacaggggtgtcaaactcaaattttgtcacgggccacattgtagttatggtttccctcagagggtcgttatgactgtgaaaccataaaaatctttcaccgCCTCACCATATTTATACGTGAGATTTACATTTGTAATCAGAGATGAACGGTACTTGGTTTTCAATCATTGAAGGTATGCATCATTTgccttcatgggccacattaaaaaaagccggtgggccggatttggcccccgggccttgtgtttgacacctgtgctataGATGAAGTCGATGAGTGTAGTCTATGTATTGGAAAATTGTGGGAAGTGAGAACAAACGTGAATGCTCAtgcaacagaaacaaataaatgttgGTCTTAATCAGTTAACATTACTGTACTCATATTTCCAGATTCATGTGAGCCCTATTGGACCAACATTCATTTCCAAAATGGCCGTGCCACGAAATTGAAAACTTTTAAGAGACTGAACGAAGATTCAGAACATCTAGATGTTCCTGAAAAAACAACTACATCACATATTTTAGTCTAATAACAACCTTTGTGGGGGTGACTATGCAATGGTTATGATACTTCTAAAGTTACTGTGTTGtatgattcatattttttttgacattatgtgaaaaaaaaaaccccacccctGATTTAGTCATTCCAGTGTGCCAAATCtcacaaaacaaggttgaaATGAATCTTGTTTAATTGCTGGTGTTAGTCATAAGTGTTAAGAGtatgtttactttattttttcaattatttgtgTACTGCTTTTAAACTTGTTCCCTATTCTGGTATAATCAGAGATCACGTGCTAGATGCCCACCAGCAACTTGTGTAATCTCTTGGAGTGAATACTTTTTAGCACCAATCATTTGGAAATTTAGCAATTCAAGTCCTTTGTCTATATAGCGTACCAAGAAAATAAGATTTGACCCTTAAGTGTGATGAAATTCTGTGCATATAAAAtgccatttgtttttgtccagtTGGCTAAATGATTGAGAAGGTCATGAAACAGGTTTCTACCCATGCATCTTATTTTATCTGCAAGTAAATTTGGGGAAACTTGCAGTTCACATCTGgttgttttgctgaaaaaaaaaaaaagtgcttcagcatgacttttttttttttttttttttttttacacgtggtcctcatcagttttttttattgtcatgtGATCTCTTTTCCCTAACATTATtgaacaaatgcatttttcacgcATTTGCTACAGCATTTTGTTCTGCAGAAGCTCTAACAGATCATGCACAATGATTAACTCCACTTTTGTACATGTATTCCAAATCCATCCCGAGACTGCAAGAGCCAAGCTGTGAGCTGCAGTACTGTAATAAAGTACAGTATTccccaactttgtttttttttttttttttacgtttccACACTTTaatatcatcaaacaaatgtatgaGACAACAATAACTCAAGTAAACAGGAAATGTTCTGctgaaattgtgattttatttattattcatcaattttctggactgcttatcctcaccagggtcacgggcgtgctggagcctatcccagctaactgggCAAGGGactgaagtggtcaccagcgAATCACTGagcacatatgaacaaacaacctTTGATTTATTAAGATgtcaaaaattatataaaagttTAGACTGTTGACTAGATTTTTGAAAGGTTGATTTTACAATGCACAAACAAGAAGTATGTTTACAGCattaatcacaaaataaaaaaatatgtgggcTGAAACCACCCTAAAATTACCCCAACTCCAACGGTTGAGAAGATCATTTGTCAACTTGAGTGTTTCAGCCTCCCTGCATGTCAAGAGATAATATGTAACCACTGAGCAAACAATAGTTTTCAGGCGTCCTCCCTTGCTTGATGGGGCTTTTTCACAACTGAACATTTTACTTGCAGTTGTCAAAGCCTGTacactttgttgttaaaaacagTTCAATAAATAAGTGaaccacaaaaaatatttgttgacatgccctttttttattgttgttttataaACAACATGCACTATCTTAGGTTTCTTCATGCCAAGAGTTAACTGAGGATAACTAAAATTTGTCTGTTCAGAAAAATCCAAGCCTTGAGATTGTTACCTTGGATTGGAAACTGTTAGAACATGGTTCCACTGTCATTAAACAACCAAAGTAGTTTTGCCAATGCCAAACTGCGTTTGCTCTTTTGGATGCAACAGGACAAAATTTCATCCTTCATTAGTCACttttaaatgacaatgtatTTCAGAAATGTAGGACAAAATAACTGATACCGCCTGGACTTTAACAAGGCAACCTGCAGGCAGTCTTTCTGTCCCATTCTGGCAGATTATGTCCATCCTGGCAAG
The sequence above is drawn from the Syngnathoides biaculeatus isolate LvHL_M chromosome 11, ASM1980259v1, whole genome shotgun sequence genome and encodes:
- the LOC133509100 gene encoding endothelin receptor type B-like produces the protein MKAITLLCFLMAAEVEASRFIRDSPPVPDTSEVFKNNASIPRLLPQPARPRGSFPPMCIKPTEIKHAFKYVNTIVSCLIFVVGIIGNSTLLRIIYKNKCMRNGPNVLIGSLALGDLLYIVIAIPVNVYKLIAVDWPFGVHVCKMIPFIQKASVGITVLSLCALSVDRYHAVTSWSRVKGMGIPLWKAVEVILIWVIALLLAVPEALAFDMLEMPYRGNKLRVCLLHPEQTSDFIKFYQAVKDWWLFGFYFCLPLACTGIFYTLMSCEMLSRKRGMRIALNDHMKQRREVAKTVFCLVLIFALCWLPLHLSRILKKTVYDQNDPNRCELLSFLLVMDYIGINMASLNSCINPIALYFVSQKFKNCFQSCLCCWCYGTSTLDERGSGPGWKGSCHGNGLDRSSSRSSQKYTSAS